From a single Maylandia zebra isolate NMK-2024a linkage group LG3, Mzebra_GT3a, whole genome shotgun sequence genomic region:
- the si:dkey-185m8.2 gene encoding uncharacterized protein si:dkey-185m8.2 isoform X2 yields MDMTNENCSPAVSTNGDESLQATMKPQHPPASDSSPPALQELRLVLLGRKGTGKSAAGNTILGGVGGFESGKPTEECVKRRADVVGRKLTVVDTPGWEWYYPLNSTPNWVRRETLRSVSLCPPGPHAVLLAVRACASVTDDYIIEIEEHLEPLGKHVWEHTMVLFTRGDELGMGTMEQRIVSSGPSLHRLLQKCGNRYHVVNNRSKGDETQVKELIRKLEEMVDKKRDGSNHLEMDTVVLGLEADGKRRARERRKKQRQMEAQMQRGTIKATLISDGPQGSELDAHQSFSKSPRRLPEIRLVLLGERETGKSSAGNTILGKPGFFQSGAVTEECIRQQAEVAMRLVTVVDTPGWEAGVAGATPERVKREIVCSVSLCPPGPHALLLTLRVDTLVKAGHVREHLELLGEGVWRHTILLFTHGDQLREGVDIEQHIQSGGRDLQLLLEKCRRRYHVISSVDGGGRGGRGSSKVTELLEKVEKMATMNRCEAFSGLVQEVRDLSQQRNEKFNQRLKEMADKMLRQEAELKNMRDREMKSIRWFFDRRKKVKSPGKADIQKEEAEDEDMRVGERKNDFGELEDRMRWLTEDREKEIQDLSLEKERICIALSQAQQEREKLLYKLEIKEREIEELQERTEEQQIKLLDLERASVEKEHETKQREDAFRAKTQEWMKEYEKLRQTIELLNKEISDWTEKHESLIAEISRTKTHYENTLKRTVQEKNRETAEMEQKLKSEMEVKVLEKDKLMEELRKKASEEKQVTLNNVKQHETDMERKLEEIKSQHKKEMEVKIQEKEAEIQGIRKQHEEEMATRINEIEKMMETAKVQQQQEYEKKLKEKADDLERMAQEHGDEIKNIQQEKQRQAAELKELFAKEKKECVEAKEKAIADIEEKCRAQMEEKMLENDKDKEMIHQNHKRELEQKMREKEKEIEALKHQHQEMTLKISEMVNLMETRSAQHQEEVHKNVKQKEEDVERIQQQYTEKLRSVEQERQKETEELKQQFAKEIDKQLQERQRQIRDLEETYAAQVEEIKLKHAKEKQILNQNHEKYVLEKLQERDRLTEELKCQLKNEIEESEKDKERYKREMEQTLEEKEKEIKEFKAFVEEMKEKMQQQQEKERDHLKNMQETEQQLQEKEKETEEMKSKLVEMKEKLRQMEEKENVYLNYKKALEQKLEEQEAELERLKERVKDLEQRLQQTEEERERDKLNHEKQMEQSAEENSRVIEKLKQHIKDIDEILQRKEEERGEIILSQKKEAEQRLQDREREMEKMRRQLLSDMERKLKEKEADIEGAKQLADSRETRWKEEQKVKDEKVANEVNKLIEIIDKKTKELTQAQSLLAQRDGEIDEAKQTCASSLREIEELKESNDRKTSAIDEIQQRQKDQEREKDAEMTEKLQEKEKELDRLRQRDRENEKETFQLRLTIEQTKSELKELTEKMEKEMTAMIQEYEKEIKMKDEDIESITQEKDGTISRLEEETLKSIQVITEKYKLSQKRVEELQEQNEMMRKETDNLRAKCEEVKKESDEEVRKYLRGYEEIQITLREKDLELGPLKDASAQLKVELEMVKEREDETKAQMNELREHFEKQMMEKQSEQRTRDEELEEKFLRREKEVSEREQVLLRSKEELSKRRRDVNAQQEELGQKQAKLESKEQELRELEISLQRKEQKKREEKDKYEQEVQQKAQNVEKMERELESLLKVLEGRQKELSSHGHDLQKKVRGLKDQGKELKDREYYLKNEEQELLNWKSELQMQNEHVNYTTQQLNEMGREMTLLKEELRKKERNLKESLKKLSTWEQNLKEREEELNRRQHSVLENGQHGTDDKRSEDSSPLECREVSERRERGRGKDSDNEDQRMKTTLSAAESNNCHLETLKVETLTETKKTKVRQEAAESAKVIGELKLLSRPRTRANSKGSPGSDLRVMVLGETWSSCSPAGVTILGGEAPKFSGSSFRSWKGQIAGRRLAVAEPLSLRWRDGPDEANASQLKGILDSISWCHPGPHVVLLLMPAFLTCTQKYRRAVEEHMSLLGQEIWQRALVLFTWGEILGESAEQHILRNGELMGLVERCGGRYHVLTSKKNNAAIEGLFDKMDDIVTLPSREQFPV; encoded by the exons ATGGACATGACTAATGAGAACTGCAGTCCGGCCGTAAGCACAAACGGTG ATGAGAGCCTGCAGGCCACCATGAAGCCACAACACCCCCCTGCCTCAGACAGTAGCCCCCCTGCTCTTCAGGAACTTAGGCTGGTCCTCCTTGGCCGGAAAGGAACCGGGAAGAGCGCCGCAGGCAACACGATACTGGGAGGAGTGGGGGGATTTGAAAGCGGGAAGCCCACAGAGGAGTGTGTGAAAAGGCGAGCTGATGTGGTGGGGCGAAAACTCACAGTGGTGGACACACCTGGGTGGGAGTGGTACTACCCGCTTAATAGCACTCCAAACTGGGTGAGGAGAGAAACTTTGAGAAGCGTGTCGCTTTGTCCTCCCGGGCCTCACGCTGTGCTGCTGGCCGTGCGGGCCTGTGCTTCTGTGACAGATGACTACATCATAGAGATTGAGGAACACCTGGAGCCGCTGGGGAAACACGTGTGGGAGCACACTATGGTGCTGTTCACCAGAGGAGACGAACTGGGCATGGGCACCATGGAGCAACGAATCGTGTCAAGCGGCCCGTCGCTCCACAGACTCCTGCAGAAGTGTGGAAACAGATACCATGTTGTGAATAACCGGAGCAAAGGAGATGAGACACAGGTTAAAGAGCTGATAAGGAAGCTGGAGGAGATGGTAGATAAGAAGAGGGATGGAAGCAACCATTTAGAGATGGATACCGTCGTGTTGGGGCTGGAGGCCGATGGGAAGAGGAGAGCCAGGGAGAGGAGAAAGAAACAGCGACAGATGGAGGCGCAGATGCAGAGAGGGACCATCAAAGCCACTCTCATTA GCGATGGGCCACAGGGTTCTGAGCTGGACGCCCACCAGTCTTTCTCCAAATCCCCTCGACGTCTTCCTGAGATCAGACTGGTTCTACTGGGCGAGCGTGAAACTGGAAAAAGTTCTGCTGGGAACACCATCCTTGGAAAACCAGGGTTCTTCCAGTCGGGAGCCGTAACAGAAGAGTGCATTCGTCAACAAGCGGAGGTGGCCATGCGGCTGGTGACTGTGGTGGACACGCCGGGCTGGGAGGCGGGTGTGGCAGGTGCAACTCCAGAGAGAGTGAAGAGAGAGATTGTCTGCAGCGTATCTTTGTGCCCTCCGGGTCCTCATGCACTCCTGCTGACTCTGAGGGTGGACACACTGGTGAAAGCGGGACATGTGAGAGAACATCTGGAACTTCTGGGAGAAGGTGTATGGAGACACACAATCTTGCTGTTCACCCATGGAGATCAGCTCAGAGAGGGAGTGGATATTGAGCAGCACATCCAGAGTGGAGGCAGGGACCTGCAGTTGCTTCTGGAGAAGTGCAGGCGGCGATACCACGTCATCAGCAGTGTAGatggtggaggaagaggaggtagaGGTTCCAGTAAGGTGACAGAGCTGCTAGAGAAAGTGGAAAAGATGGCAACAATGAACAGATGCGAGGCTTTCTCCGGTCTGGTTCAAGAAGTCAGGGATTTGAGCCAACAAAGAAACGAAAAGTTCAACCAGCGTCTGAAGGAGATGGCAGATAAGATGCTTcgtcaggaggcagagctgaagaACATGAGGGACAGGGAGATGAAGAGCATCAGATGGTTCTTTGATAGAAGGAAGAAGGTGAAATCTCCAGGAAAAGCTGACATTCAAAAGGAAGAAGCGGAGGATGAAGACATGAGGGTCGGCGAGAGGAAGAACGATTTTGGTGAGCTGGAGGACAGGATGCGATGGCTGAcagaggacagagagaaagaaattcAGGATCTGAGCCTGGAAAAGGAGAGAATCTGCATAGCACTGAGCCAAGCTCAACAAGAAAGGGAAAAACTGCTTTACAAACTGGagataaaagagagagagattgaggAACTGCAGGAAAGAACCGAGGAGCAGCAAATTAAGCTTCTCGACCTTGAGCGTGCCAGCGTAGAAAAGGAACATGAGACGAAACAAAGGGAGGATGCTTTTAGAGCAAAGACACAAGAATGGATGAAAGAATATGAGAAACTGAGGCAGACCATAGAGCTCCTCAACAAAGAGATAtctgactggactgaaaaacacGAGTCTTTAATAGCAGAAATCAGCCGGACTAAAACCCACTATGAGAACACTCTAAAGAGAACAgtacaagaaaaaaacagggAGACGGCAGAGATGGAACAAAAACTAAAGAGTGAGATGGAAGTAAAAGTGCTCGAAAAAGACAAACTGATGGAAGAACTGAGGAAGAAAGCCTCGGAGGAAAAACAGGTAACTCTCAATAACGTAAAACAACATGAGACAGATATGGAGAGGAAATTGGAAGAAATCAAATCACAGCATAAGAAAGAGATGGAGGTAAAAATACAGGAGAAGGAAGCAGAGATACAAGGCATAAGGAAGCAGCACGAGGAAGAGATGGCCACAAGGATTAATGAAATAGAAAAAATGATGGAGACAGCAAAAGTTCAACAACAGCAAGAATATGAAAagaagctgaaagaaaaagCTGATGACTTGGAAAGGATGGCACAAGAGCACGGTGATGAAATAAAGAACATacagcaagaaaaacaaaggcagGCCGCAGAGCTGAAAGAGCTGTTTGCTAAAGAAAAGAAGGAATGTGTGGAGGCCAAAGAGAAAGCAATAGCAGATATAGAAGAAAAGTGCcgtgcacaaatggaagaaaagaTGCTGGAAAatgacaaagacaaagagatgATTCATCAAAACCACAAAAGAGAACTGGAACAAAAGAtgagggagaaagaaaaggagataGAGGCCTTAAAACATCAGCATCAAGAGATGACGCTAAAAATCAGTGAGATGGTAAATCTGATGGAGACGAGAAGTGCCCAACACCAGGAGGAAGTtcataaaaatgtgaaacaaaaggaggaggatgtggagaggaTCCAGCAACAGTACACTGAAAAACTAAGGAGCGTAGAGCAAGAAAGGCAAAAGGAGACCGAAGAGCTGAAACAACAGTTTGCAAAAGAAATAGATAAACAACTGCAGGAAAGACAGAGACAGATAAGAGACTTGGAAGAAACCTATGCTGCCCAAGTTGAAGAGATAAAGCTAAAGcatgcaaaagaaaagcaaatacTGAATCAGAACCATGAAAAGTACGTTCTGGAAAAACTGCAAGAGAGAGATCGGCTAACAGAGGAGTTAAAGTGTCAGCTTAAAAACGAAATCGAAGAAAGTGAAAAGGACAAAGAGCGATacaagagagagatggagcaaacGCTGGAGGAGAAGGAAAAAGAGATCAAGGAGTTTAAAGCGTTTGtggaagaaatgaaagaaaaaatgcaacaacagcaggagaaagaaagggatCACTTAAAAAACATGCAAGAGACTGAGCAACAGCtgcaagaaaaggaaaaggaaacagaGGAGATGAAATCCAAACTCGTGGAAATGAAGGAGAAGCTTCGACAGATggaggagaaagaaaatgtttatttgaacTACAAAAAAGCTTTGGAGCAAAAGCTGGAGGAACAAGAGGCAGAATTAGAAAGGTTGAAAGAACGTGTAAAGGATCTCGAGCAACGGTTGCAGCAGACagaagaggaaagagaaagagacaaGTTAAATCACGAGAAACAGATGGAGCAATCTGCGGAAGAAAACAGCCGAGTGATAGAAAAGTTAAAACAGCACATTAAAGATATTGATGAGATCCTGcaaagaaaggaagaagaaagaggGGAAATCATTCTCAGCCAAAAGAAAGAGGCAGAGCAACGGCTGCAAGACAGAGAACGAGAGATGGAGAAGATGAGACGGCAGCTTTTAAGTGACATGGAGAGAAAACTGAAAGAGAAGGAGGCTGACATTGAAGGCGCCAAACAGCTGGCCGACTCCAGGGAGACACGATGGAAGGAAGAGCAGAAGGTGAAGGATGAGAAAGTGGCGAACGAGGTGAACAAGCTGATAGAGATCATCGACAAGAAGACAAAGGAACTGACACAAGCCCAAAGTCTTCTTGCACAGAGAGACGGCGAGATTGATGAGGCAAAACAGACATGTGCGAGCTCCTTAAGAGAAATAGAAGAGCTGAAAGAAAGCAACGACCGCAAAACATCCGCTATCGACGAGATACAGCAGCGGCAAAAAGaccaagagagggaaaaggatgcggaaatgacagaaaaactgcaggagaaagagaaagagcttGACCGCCTCAGGCAAAGAGACAGGGAAAATGAGAAGGAGACCTTCCAGCTGAGGCTAACAATCGAGCAGACAAAGTCAGAGCTGAAGGAACTCACTGAGAAAATGGAAAAGGAGATGACGGCTATGATTCAGGAATACGAAAAGGAGATCAAGATGAAAGATGAGGATATTGAGTCAATCACACAGGAAAAGGACGGCACCATAAGTCGGCTAGAGGAAGAAACGCTTAAGAGCATTCAAGTCATCACAGAGAAATACAAGTTAAGTCAGAAGAGAGTTGAGGAGCTGCAGGAGCAAAATGAGATGATGAGAAAAGAGACTGACAACCTCAGAGCTAAGTGTGAGGAAGTGAAGAAGGAGAGTGACGAAGAGGTCAGGAAATATCTCAGAGGATACGAGGAAATCCAAATCACGCTAAGAGAGAAAGATCTGGAGCTGGGGCCTTTAAAAGACGCCAGTGCCCAACTAAAAGTGGAGCTAGAAATGGTGAAGGAGAGAGAAGATGAGACTAAGGCGCAGATGAATGAGCTGAGAGAGCATTTTGAGAAGCAGATGATGGAGAAACAAAGCGAACAGAGAACGAGGGATGAGGAGCTCGAAGAGAAATTCCTAAGAAGGGAGAAAGAAGTGAGTGAAAGGGAGCAAGTTCTGCTACGAAGCAAAGAAGAACTGAGCAAAAGACGTCGCGACGTCAACGCACAACAGGAGGAGCTTGGCCAAAAACAGGCAAAGTTGGAAAGTAAAGAACAAGAACTTAGAGAACTGGAAATCAGTCtgcaaagaaaagaacaaaagaaacgAGAGGAGAAGGATAAATACGAGCAAGAAGTGCAGCAGAAGGCGCAGAATGTTGAGAAAATGGAGAGGGAGCTGGAAAGCTTACTGAAAGTCCTGGAGGGCAGACAGAAGGAGCTAAGCTCTCACGGTCACGATCTACAGAAGAAGGTCAGAGGACTGAAAGACCAAGGGAAAGAGCTGAAAGACAGGGAGTACTACTTGAAGAACGAAGAACAGGAGTTGCTCAATTGGAAGTCGGAGCTGCAGATGCAGAACGAGCACGTGAACTACACAACACAGCAGTTGAATGAGATGGGCAGGGAAATGACTCTGCTGAAGGAAGAGCTTCGCAAGAAGGAGAGGAATCTAAAGGAGTCGCTGAAAAAACTGAGCACGTGGGAGCAGAACCTCAAAGAGCGAGAGGAAGAGTTGAACCGGAGACAGCACAGCGTTTTGGAGAACGGACAACACGGGACTGATGATAAGAGATCGGAAGACAGCTCGCCTTTAGAGTGCCGAGAGGTCAGCGAgaggagggaaagaggaagaggaaaagatTCAGATAATGAAGATCAGAGGATGAAAACAACTTTGTCAGCTGCAGAGAGCAATAACTGTCATCTTGAAACACTAAAAGTCGAAACGCTGACGGAGACAAAGAAGACAAAAGTGAGACAAGAAGCGGCCGAAAGTGCAAAGGTGATCGGCGAGTTGAAGCTCCTGTCTCGACCTCGCACAAGAGCAAACAGCAAAGGCTCTCCCGGGTCAGATTTGAGGGTGATGGTTTTGGGAGAGACCTGGTCTTCCTGCTCCCCTGCTGGTGTCACCATCTTGGGTGGAGAAGCGCCCAAATTCAGCGGCTCTAGTTTCAGGTCGTGGAAAGGCCAAATAGCCGGAAGGCGCCTCGCCGTCGCAGAGCCGCTCAGCCTGAGGTGGCGAGACGGACCCGACGAGGCAAACGCCTCTCAGCTGAAAGGCATTCTCGACAGCATCTCCTGGTGCCACCCGGGTCCCCACGTCGTCCTGCTGCTCATGCCGGCCTTCCTGACCTGCACGCAGAAGTACAGACGAGCCGTGGAGGAGCACATGAGCCTGCTCGGACAGGAGATCTGGCAGCGCGCCCTGGTGCTGTTCACATGGGGGGAGATTTTAGGGGAGAGCGCAGAGCAGCACATCCTCAGGAACGGAGAACTGATGGGGCTCGTAGAGCGCTGCGGGGGCAGGTACCATGTGCTGACCAGCAAAAAGAATAACGCCGCGATTGAAGGCTTATTCGACAAGATGGATGACATTGTTACCCTGCCCAGCAGAGAGCAGTTTCCGGTGTAA